ACATCGTGGCGCTGCCGGACCCGGTGCGGGAAGTGACGCGGACCTGGACGCGCCCCAACGGCCTCGAGGTGGGCCGCATGCGCATCCCGCTGGGGGTCATCACCATCATTTACGAGGCCCGTCCCAACGTCACCGCGGACGCCGCGTCCCTGTGCATCAAGTCGGGCAACGCCGTCATCCTCAAGGGCGGCAGCGAGGCGAAGTTCTCCAACCAGGCCATCGGCGAGGTGCTGCGCGGCGCGTGCGCGCGCGCCGGCGCGCCGGAGGACGCGGTGCTGGTGGTGGAGTCCACCGACCGGGCCATGGTCCACGAGTTGCTCAAGCTCGAGGAGTACGTCGATTTGATCATCCCGCGCGGCGGCGAGGAACTGATCCGCTTTGTCGCGGCCAACTCCCGCGTGCCGGTGGTCAAGCACTACAAGGGCGTGTGCCACGTCTACGTGGACGCCGACGCCGACCTGGACATGGCGGAGCGCATCGCTCTCAACGCCAAGGTGCAGCGCCCGTCGGTGTGCAACGCCATGGAGACCCTGCTGGTGCACGAGGCGGTGGCGCCGCGGTTCCTGCCCGAGGTCCTCGGCAAGCTCCGGGAGAGGGGGGTGGAGATACGCGGCTGCGACAAGACCCGCGCGCTTCTGGACGCGGTGGCGCCCGCGAGCGAGGAGGACTGGCACGAGGAATACCTGGACCTGGTGCTGGCGGTGCGGGTGGTGGCGGACATGGACGAAGCCATCCAGCACATCCGCAAGTACGGCTCGGACCACACCGAGACCATCGTCACCGCCGACCGCGCCAAGGCGGAGGCCTTCGTCGCCCGGGTCAACTCCTCGGCCGTGCTGGTGAACGCCTCCACGCGCTTCAACGACGGCGGCGAGCTGGGCCTCGGGGCCGAGATCGGCATCAGCACGAGCAAGATCCACGCCTTCGGCCCCATGGGCCTGGAAGAGCTGACCAGCACCAAGTTCTTCGTCTACGGCGACGGCCAGGTGCGCACCTGATTCCATGAGACTCGGCCTGTTCGGAGGCACCTTCGATCCGATCCACTTCGGCCACCTGAGGAGCGCCGAGGAGGTGCGGGAAGCGCACGCGCTGGACAAGGTCTGTTTCGTCCCCAGCGGTGTCCCCCCGCACCGGAACGCCGAGCCCGGGGCGGCGGCCCACCACCGCCTGGAGATGGTACGGCTCGCGGTGGCGGACAAACCCGGCCTGTGCGCTTCCGACGTGGAGGTGGCCCGGCCGGGCGCCTCCTTTTCCATCGATACCGTGCGCCACTTCTCGGGACGGCTTGCGCAGGGGGATGACCTGTACCTGATCCTCGGCCTCGACGCCTTCCTGCTGTTCGGTTCCTGGAAGGACTGGCGCGAGCTGCTGGCCCTTGCCCACGTCATCGTCACGTCCCGTCCCGGCGCCGGCGACGCGCTTCCCTACGAGCGGATTCCCGTTGTCGTGCGGGAGGCGTTTTGCTATGATCCGGTCCGATCCGGCTTCCGGAACGAGTTCGGCAAGGAGATCCTGTTCACGCGCCTGACGGACGTGTTCGTCTCCGCCTCGGCCATCCGGGAGCTGCTGGGAAAGGGGAAATCGATCCGCTACCTGGTTCCCGAAGAAGTGCAACGCTACGTGGAAAAACACCGTCTCTACAGCGAGTCGCCGGAGTGCTAGTGTCCGATAGCCCGACGCGCGACGCCAAGGACAAGGCCCTGCTGCTCTGCGGCCTTGCACTCGACAAGAAGGCCCAGGACCTCGTCTTGCTGGAAGTCGGCGAGCTCACCACCATCGCCGACTACTTCCTCATCTGTTCCGGTCGATCCGACCGGCACGTCCAGAGCATCGCCGAAGGCATCAAGGAGGACGGCCGCGCCCAGGGCCTGCGCCCGCTCTCCAGCGAGGGGATCACTCGCGGCCAGTGGGTGCTCATGGACTTCTCCGATGTCCTCGTGCACGTCTTCTACGAGCCCGTGCGCCGCTTCTACGACCTCGACGGCCTCTGGGCCGGCGCCACGGTAGTGGAGCTGCCCGAGCCCCACGCAACCCTCGCCGCGCAGTTCACCAGCGAGGGCGATCCGCCCGACCCCTGGCCGGCCGCGGAGGGCGGCGCGGGTCCGGGGTACTTGGGTAAGCCGGTGCGGTAACGCCCTGCGTCACGGCGGACACGGGGCCTTCGCAGACGCCATCGTGTCACGTGAATATGGGGGGAATTGTGGGTGGTGATCCCAACGGGACTCGAACCCGTGTTTCTGGCGTGAGAGGCCAGCGT
The sequence above is a segment of the Deltaproteobacteria bacterium genome. Coding sequences within it:
- a CDS encoding glutamate-5-semialdehyde dehydrogenase, which produces MGVAEEAREIGRRARAAANALADLSTDVKNRTLLGMADGIEEQQGFLLAENAKDLDVAAGKELSTAVIDRLTLNPKRVADMAAGIRDIVALPDPVREVTRTWTRPNGLEVGRMRIPLGVITIIYEARPNVTADAASLCIKSGNAVILKGGSEAKFSNQAIGEVLRGACARAGAPEDAVLVVESTDRAMVHELLKLEEYVDLIIPRGGEELIRFVAANSRVPVVKHYKGVCHVYVDADADLDMAERIALNAKVQRPSVCNAMETLLVHEAVAPRFLPEVLGKLRERGVEIRGCDKTRALLDAVAPASEEDWHEEYLDLVLAVRVVADMDEAIQHIRKYGSDHTETIVTADRAKAEAFVARVNSSAVLVNASTRFNDGGELGLGAEIGISTSKIHAFGPMGLEELTSTKFFVYGDGQVRT
- the rsfS gene encoding ribosome silencing factor — translated: MSDSPTRDAKDKALLLCGLALDKKAQDLVLLEVGELTTIADYFLICSGRSDRHVQSIAEGIKEDGRAQGLRPLSSEGITRGQWVLMDFSDVLVHVFYEPVRRFYDLDGLWAGATVVELPEPHATLAAQFTSEGDPPDPWPAAEGGAGPGYLGKPVR
- the nadD gene encoding nicotinate-nucleotide adenylyltransferase, which codes for MRLGLFGGTFDPIHFGHLRSAEEVREAHALDKVCFVPSGVPPHRNAEPGAAAHHRLEMVRLAVADKPGLCASDVEVARPGASFSIDTVRHFSGRLAQGDDLYLILGLDAFLLFGSWKDWRELLALAHVIVTSRPGAGDALPYERIPVVVREAFCYDPVRSGFRNEFGKEILFTRLTDVFVSASAIRELLGKGKSIRYLVPEEVQRYVEKHRLYSESPEC